The sequence CGCGCACCGCCGCGCTTTCCAGCTCCCGCAGCGCGTCCGAGGCGATCCAGCGGGAGGACTTCGAGTCCATCCCGGCGATGCGCCGGGCCGAGGCCGAGGCCGCGCGGTTCAGCGCCGCGTTGCGCTTGCCGATCCCGCGCAGCGCCCAGTTGACCGACTTCTTCACGAAGTTGCGCCCGTCGGTGGACGCGGCCTCGATCCGCGGCAGCAGCGCCGCAAACCTGCTGTCGGGGGACTCCCGGTCGTGGGTGGCCAGGCAGGCGATCAGCGCGAAGCCCGCCCGGCGCACGAACTCCCCGTCACGGGCCGTCCACGCGGCCACCCGACCCCACGCCCTCGGGGAGCGGCAGAAGAGGTTCAGGCACACCTGGTCGCACACGTCCCAGGAGTCGAAGTCGCGCACCCACGCGTCCATCCCGCGCACCGTGAGTCGCGCGGGGTCGGCCAGCAGGCTGGCCAGGATGCGCGCGTCGGGAACATCCGTGTCCCAGAGTGCGAGCGCCAGCGCATGGTCGGGACCGATGTGCTTCGCCATGGCGCGCAACACCGGAATGCGGATTCCCAGGCGGCCCTTCCCCACGATGCCGAACCGCGCCATGCCGGCGAGGTCCCCCGGGCCGGCCTGGTTCGCGCGCAGCTCCGCCAGCACTTCGCGGGCGGTGGTCCGCCTCTCCTTGCGGGGCATGGGTTCCCTCCTCCCGCTCCCGGCGCCCCCCGCCTGCCGGGAGGCCCCCGCGCAGTGTAGCACCGGCGCGCGGGGGCACGCCGCGAGCCGCGGCAGTCCGCCGCCGCGGCAAAACCCGCCTTGACCGGCCTTCGGCCGGTGGTAGATTGAAACCCTACGTTGGCTGCGATCCCGGGGTCAGAGGTTCCCTAATACCGTGAGGTTCAACGTGATCGACGTCAAGCGGGACAAGCTGGAAGACCTGCGCCGGCGGCGCGCGGAGGCGATGCTGGGTGGTGGGGAAGAGCGCATTGCCAAGCAGCATGCCCAGGGCCGCCTGACTGCGCACGAGCGCGTGGAGTTGCTGATGGACCCGGGCAGCTTCGAGGAGCTCGGCACCTTCGTCACCCACCGCTGCACCGATTTCGGCATGGACAGGAAGCACGTCACCGGCGACGGCGTGGTGACCGGCGTGGGCCTGGTGGACGGGCGCCAGGTGTACGTGTTCGCCCAGGACTTCACCGTGTTCGGCGGCACCATGAGCGAGGCCAACGGCCAGAAGATCTGCCGCATCATGGACCTGGCCATGGAGAACGGCGCGCCGATCGTGGGGCTGAACGACTCCGGCGGCGCGCGCATCCAGGAGGGCGTGGTCTCCCTGGGCGCCTACGCCGAGGTGTTCCTGCGCAACGTGCTGGCCTCGGGCGTGGTGCCCCAGATCTCCGCGGTGCTGGGACCGTGCGCGGGGGGGGCGGTGTACTCGCCCGCCATCACCGACTTCACCATCATGGTGAAGAACACCAGCAACATGTTCGTGACCGGCCCGGACGTGATCAAGACCGTCACCAACGAGGAGGTCACGTTC is a genomic window of Candidatus Eisenbacteria bacterium containing:
- a CDS encoding DNA alkylation repair protein, which translates into the protein MPRKERRTTAREVLAELRANQAGPGDLAGMARFGIVGKGRLGIRIPVLRAMAKHIGPDHALALALWDTDVPDARILASLLADPARLTVRGMDAWVRDFDSWDVCDQVCLNLFCRSPRAWGRVAAWTARDGEFVRRAGFALIACLATHDRESPDSRFAALLPRIEAASTDGRNFVKKSVNWALRGIGKRNAALNRAASASARRIAGMDSKSSRWIASDALRELESAAVRARLEV